One genomic region from bacterium encodes:
- a CDS encoding YaiI/YqxD family protein — translation MLHIYVDADACPVKQEVYRVAHRYHLKVTLVANSWMRVPREPWLSLEVVGDGFDAADDWIVDHAEPHDIVITSDIPLASRCLKKGARVMGSTGKSFREDNIGQAIATRALLSELRDAGEITGGPLPLNVHDRSRFLQELDEVIQTIRRKHPSPSI, via the coding sequence ATGCTTCATATTTATGTCGATGCTGATGCATGCCCGGTCAAGCAGGAGGTATATCGTGTTGCGCATCGATATCATCTCAAAGTGACCTTGGTGGCCAACTCCTGGATGCGCGTTCCTCGCGAGCCATGGCTTTCACTTGAGGTGGTAGGAGATGGATTTGATGCGGCCGATGATTGGATTGTCGATCATGCGGAGCCTCACGACATTGTGATAACCTCTGACATTCCTCTTGCCAGTCGTTGCCTGAAGAAAGGGGCGCGAGTCATGGGGTCAACAGGAAAGTCGTTCAGGGAAGATAATATCGGGCAGGCCATCGCAACGCGGGCACTGTTGTCAGAACTTCGTGATGCTGGCGAGATAACGGGAGGGCCTCTGCCGCTGAACGTGCATGACCGCTCCCGTTTTTTGCAAGAACTTGACGAAGTGATTCAAACAATCCGTCGTAAGCATCCATCGCCCTCTATCTAA
- a CDS encoding nitroreductase family protein: MLKFIVDSGLCTRCGLCVQDCPANIIRQEGDAAPDIAPDQELLCYQCQHCLAICPTAALSILGRNPAESIPLTTGSLPSWEQVDRFVRGRRSIRRYRDKNVDPGLIQKLLTTLANVPTGVNRRELIFTVIDDRVVMQRLRVQIYKALAAAGGTRRVPEYLNTAASAYLEQGTDRVFRGAPHALIISAPLDAPCPREDVVLALAYFEFLTQSTDLGTVWWGMFKSIMESLPELKPLVNLPEDYVYYAMLFGIPAIHFVRTVQRDDAAVIRRVE, translated from the coding sequence ATGTTGAAATTCATCGTCGATTCCGGACTGTGTACGCGATGTGGATTGTGCGTGCAAGACTGCCCTGCCAACATCATCAGGCAGGAAGGTGATGCTGCGCCTGATATCGCGCCGGATCAGGAACTGCTCTGTTACCAGTGCCAACACTGTCTGGCTATCTGTCCCACGGCGGCGCTTTCAATTCTAGGCCGGAACCCGGCGGAGAGTATTCCTCTGACCACAGGGAGTCTTCCATCTTGGGAACAGGTTGACCGTTTTGTCCGGGGACGCCGCAGTATTCGTCGGTATCGGGACAAGAATGTGGATCCCGGTCTGATCCAAAAACTTTTGACCACTCTTGCAAATGTGCCGACCGGAGTAAACCGACGTGAACTGATCTTTACCGTGATTGATGACAGGGTTGTCATGCAGAGACTTCGAGTACAAATTTACAAAGCCCTGGCGGCGGCTGGTGGGACTAGGCGCGTCCCGGAATATCTTAATACTGCGGCATCGGCCTATTTGGAGCAGGGGACTGACCGGGTTTTCCGTGGTGCACCTCACGCCCTCATTATATCTGCCCCACTTGATGCACCCTGTCCCCGCGAGGATGTGGTGCTGGCTTTGGCATATTTTGAATTCCTGACACAGAGTACGGACCTGGGAACGGTGTGGTGGGGGATGTTCAAGTCCATCATGGAGTCGCTACCCGAACTGAAGCCTTTGGTCAACCTTCCAGAGGATTATGTCTATTACGCCATGCTTTTCGGGATTCCTGCCATCCATTTTGTACGTACCGTCCAACGTGATGATGCTGCTGTAATCAGAAGAGTAGAATAG
- a CDS encoding type II secretion system protein, with product MKNHRLIPYSYSPGFTLVEIMIVVAIIGMLAALAIPSFQKVRINSQNSAFKNDLRIIDAAINQYIVDKKGYPADVNEKIMPPELVPYLKSSDWSQPTPIGGYWDYDYNWGMTCGIGVFGPSRNDAEMETLGDFVKYGGQYIQVIVP from the coding sequence TTGAAAAATCATCGTTTGATTCCATACTCTTATTCCCCTGGATTCACACTCGTGGAGATCATGATTGTGGTCGCCATTATTGGTATGCTTGCCGCCCTTGCGATTCCCAGCTTCCAAAAAGTGAGGATCAATTCACAAAACTCTGCGTTCAAGAATGACTTGCGGATTATTGATGCCGCAATCAATCAATACATTGTCGACAAAAAGGGGTACCCGGCTGATGTGAATGAAAAGATCATGCCTCCGGAACTTGTCCCTTATCTCAAGAGCTCGGACTGGTCGCAGCCCACGCCTATTGGAGGCTACTGGGACTACGATTACAATTGGGGTATGACCTGCGGAATTGGGGTGTTTGGTCCCTCAAGAAATGATGCCGAGATGGAAACACTCGGTGACTTCGTTAAATACGGCGGCCAATACATACAAGTCATTGTGCCGTAA
- a CDS encoding PHP domain-containing protein, with amino-acid sequence MLLTETVTPTNSHEWTANWHTHTARCKHASGTVADYCAVAAVYGLTDLGISDHTPFADGRWHSVRMAIAELPTYRAEIEAARPLFPGLRLWAGLECEFRRELGGFYREVLLQEHCMDYLVGAVHWFPYRDAWTSLEEPSVRNDPKALAAYVTHIIDCMSANLFLFMAHPDAFAGFYVIWDAEAAAASRDILEAARDLGVPLEINAFGLRKPRIETPQGLRWRYPLEPFWQLAGECRTPSVVNSDAHRPEDIAGEVNRALAWAVRFNVPLVDLQQVVVKRNTRIKR; translated from the coding sequence ATGCTTCTTACTGAAACCGTTACCCCTACAAACTCACATGAGTGGACGGCCAACTGGCACACGCATACGGCCCGCTGCAAGCATGCGAGCGGCACGGTGGCCGATTATTGCGCTGTTGCTGCGGTGTATGGACTTACTGATTTAGGCATCTCAGATCATACTCCTTTCGCCGATGGCCGCTGGCACAGTGTGCGTATGGCGATCGCGGAGTTGCCTACCTATCGCGCAGAGATTGAGGCGGCGCGTCCGCTGTTTCCAGGTCTTCGTCTGTGGGCTGGCTTGGAGTGTGAGTTCCGCAGGGAACTTGGTGGATTTTACCGTGAGGTGTTATTGCAGGAACACTGCATGGACTATCTGGTCGGCGCGGTGCATTGGTTTCCATACCGTGATGCCTGGACTAGTTTGGAGGAACCTAGTGTGCGAAACGATCCAAAGGCGTTGGCGGCCTATGTTACGCACATTATTGACTGCATGAGTGCTAACTTATTTTTGTTTATGGCGCATCCGGATGCGTTTGCTGGTTTTTACGTGATTTGGGATGCCGAGGCGGCTGCTGCGAGCCGTGATATTCTTGAGGCGGCACGAGACTTGGGTGTCCCATTGGAAATTAATGCCTTTGGCCTGCGTAAACCTCGTATAGAGACCCCGCAGGGGCTGCGGTGGCGATATCCCTTGGAACCTTTCTGGCAGCTGGCTGGCGAATGCCGCACACCTTCTGTGGTAAATTCTGATGCCCATCGTCCGGAAGATATTGCTGGCGAAGTGAACAGGGCACTCGCCTGGGCTGTTCGCTTCAACGTGCCCCTTGTGGATCTGCAACAAGTGGTGGTGAAACGAAATACACGGATAAAGAGGTGA